One segment of Zonotrichia leucophrys gambelii isolate GWCS_2022_RI unplaced genomic scaffold, RI_Zleu_2.0 Scaffold_376_50358, whole genome shotgun sequence DNA contains the following:
- the LOC135441620 gene encoding uncharacterized protein LOC135441620 encodes MEQRPPSVPKLAWLEEEEAGATSAQQPEELEQFQLLQEHAAKDGTQEQEAARGRLGRTAQTLCEFITCPWQEETDGVGTGVLAKLPFLDAETGAAMLDLLVEKGVSNPTQVPAMVRYIHQWLTANESAGHRLDKALLELTQEHPCDVLITLLRWAPSCDRAAATMWGTIMSSSRTAEPALQLLLHVLSAWPMHSVYTSDGDDAGVFALAATVALWKIFNLAWRSPVVLEYFPSLFLHLLFQAYISTQEMPEEVETFWQGCQEQHGLSANPNSFALQTLKALLCQMRYEHVVLSMERKRAWDTLLRADTHHCAVGLLAREMRRVSIIWCCSMASGLFELLSQGVSDWELPALAFLVELLDCLDLSQCAEQVLEILTRHLQSQSRQMRRVALRGLVVLTSMDPSMYSLTENLVKLLWDRDEDIVEKTLIVLSLLMLQEDLAIASPIALQLAEALWHLFDNDNSLVQLLSIRLFQDVIALVVAEGEKPLKKPVSQSLLPLFFHCHDENPCVAQASRETLLSAVSFLKRKDLKQLLQTDQMWRFAECLLAEDRSRAAEHLRLALPYLRSAQEPLREAAVRFMGERQARLPPRPAPLPQLGPGPACCAGSRIRARAWAAPAGLGIAAAALWQPCPGAAACARGPG; translated from the exons ATGGAGCAGAGACCCCCCAGCGTGCCCAAGCTGGCCtggctggaggaggaagaggctggagctacctcagcacagcagcctgaagAACTGGAGcagttccagctgctgcaggagc atgcagCCAAGGACGGGACACAAGAACAGGAAGCCGCCCGTGGCCGCTTGGGCAGAACGGCGCAG ACCCTCTGTGAATTCATCACGTGCCCTTGGCAGGAAGAGACCGACGGTGTGGGCACGGGCGTCTTGGCCAAGCTTCCGTTCCTCGATGCCGAGACCGGTGCTGCCATGCTGGATTTGCTTGTGGAGAAGGGTGTCTCCAATCCAACACAA GTGCCCGCCATGGTGAGGTACATCCACCAGTGGCTCACGGCCAATGAgtctgctgggcacaggctggacaAGGCCCTTCTGGAGCTGACCCAGGAACACCCCTGTGACGTGCTGATCACCCTCTTGCGCTGGGCCCCATCGTGTGACAG agctgccgCCACCATGTGGGGAACCATCATGTCCTCGAGCAGGACTGCGGAGCCggcgctgcagctgctcctccatgTGCTCAGCGCCTGGCCAATGCACAGCGTGTACACCTCTGATGGGGACGACGCAGGAGtctttgccctggct GCAACCGTGGCACTGTGGAAAATCTTCAATCTGGCCTGGCGCTCGCCTGTCGTGCTGGAGTATTTCCCCAGTCTCTTTCTGCATCTGCTCTTCCAAGCTTACATCAGCACGCAGGAGATGCCAGAAGAGGTTGAGACCTTCTGGCAGGGATGCCAGGAGCAACACGGCCTCTCCGCCAACCCCAACAG ctttGCGCTGCAGACCCTgaaggccctgctctgccaaatGCGCTATGAGCACGTGGTGCTGTCCATGGAGCGCAAACGTGCCTGGGACACGCTGCTCCGTGCCGACACCCACCACTGTGCAGTgggtctgctggccag ggagatgcgCCGTGTCTCCATCATCTGGTGCTGCAGCATGGCATCCGGCCTCTTTGAGCTGCTCAGCCAAGGCGTTTCAGACTGGGAACTGCCCGCCCTGGCCTTCCTGGTGGAG CTCCTGGATTGCCTGGACTTGAGCCAATGCGCTGAACAAGTCCTGGAGATCCTGACAAGGCACCTGCAGAGCCAGTCCAGGCAGATGCGTCGCGTGGCGCTCCGAGGCCTCGTGGTGCTGACCTCGATG GATCCAAGCATGTACAGCCTTACTGAAAACCTTGTGAAGCTACTGTGGGATAGGGATGAAGACATCGTGGAGAAGACCCTCATTGTGCTCAGCCTCCTGATGCTGCAGGAAGACCTGGCAATAGCCAGCCCCATcgccctgcagctggctgaggcGCTCTGGCACCTCTTTGACAAT GACAACAGCcttgtgcagctgctctccattcGCCTCTTCCAAGACGTGATCGCCTTGGTAgtggcagagggagaaaagcCCCTGAAGAAGCCTGTgagccagagcctgctcccaCTCTTCTTCCACTGCCACGATGAGAACCCGTGTGTGGCACAG gcctCTCGGGAAACGCTGCTTTCTGCAGTGAGCTTCCTGAAGAGGAAGGATctcaagcagctgctgcagacgGATCAAATGTGGAGATTTGCTGAGTGCTTG ctggcagaggacaggagccgagcggccgagcacctgcgccTGGCCCTGCCCTACCTGCGGAGCGCACAGGAGCCCCTGCGAGAGGCGGCCGTCAGGTTCATGGGTGAGCGCCAAGCCCGGCTCCCTCCCCGGCCCGCCCCATTGCCGCagctcggccccggccccgcctgcTGTGCCGGCAGCAGGATCCGGGCGCGGGCATGGGCAGCCCCCGCTGgcctgggcattgctgctgccgccctctggcagccgtgccctggggcggcAGCGTGCGCCAGGGGcccgggctga